Proteins co-encoded in one Anguilla anguilla isolate fAngAng1 chromosome 16, fAngAng1.pri, whole genome shotgun sequence genomic window:
- the chka gene encoding choline kinase alpha isoform X1, translating to MKTKFINGVSSSPSMSLGLLVSENELHVQPDTEPECKDVVRPEEPDQQTKHKAYLWCKEFLHGAWKLLHEEDFQISIIRGGLSNMLFLCALPDGAASVADEPREILLRLYGAILQMSCNKGEAKQSDTGNNSEGTEAMVLESVMFAILAERELGPKLYGIFPQGRLEQYVPSRRLDTSELGIPSTSAEIAQKMARFHGMRMPFNKEPKWLFGTMDKYLNQVLRLTFTRESHVRQFSQLMSFNLPQEMETLRSLLESTRSPVVFCHNDCQEGNILLLNGRENLDGQKLMLIDFEYSSYNYRGFDIGNHFCEWMYDYTHENFPFFKASPENYPTRAQQLHYIGAYLSEYDSGFEALSDADQARLKEDVMLEVNRFALASHFFWGLWSIIQARISAIEFGYMEYAAARFEAYFLQKQRLAV from the exons atgaaaaccaagTTCATAAATGGGGTATCATCGTCCCCTTCGATGTCCCTTGGCTTGCTGGTCTCCGAAAACGAACTGCACGTCCAGCCCGACACTGAACCTGAATGCAAAGATGTAGTTCGGCCTGAGGAACCCGATCAGCAGACCAAACACAAGGCGTATTTGTGGTGCAAAGAATTTCTTCACGGTGCGTGGAAACTGTTGCATGAAGAGGATTTTCAAATCAGCATTATAAG GGGAGGATTAAGCAACATGCTGTTCCTCTGCGCCTTGCCGGATGGCGCTGCCAGCGTGGCGGATGAGCCCAGGGAGATTCTCCTGCGTCTGTATGGCGCCATCCTGCAG ATGTCCTGTAACAAAGGAGAAGCCAAACAGTCAGACACAGGAAATAACTCTGAA GGTACAGAGGCCATGGTGCTGGAGAGCGTGATGTTTGCTATCCTGGCCGAGAGGGAACTGGGGCCCAAACTCTACGGCATCTTCCCCCAGGGCAGGCTGGAGCAATACGTGCCT AGCAGGAGACTGGACACCAGCGAGCTGGGCATTCCAAGCACGTCGGCCGAAATCGCCCAGAAGATGGCCCGGTTCCACGGCATGAGGATGCCTTTCaacaaagagccaaaatggctgttcGGCACCATGGACAA GTACCTGAACCAGGTGCTGAGGCTCACCTTCACCAGGGAGTCCCACGTGCGCCAGTTCTCCCAGCTCATGAGCTTCAACCTGCCCCAGGAGATGGAGACGCTCAG GTCCTTGCTGGAGTCCACCCGTTCGCCCGTCGTCTTCTGCCACAACGACTGCCAGGAAG GTAACATTTTGCTCCTAAACGGACGTGAGAACTTGGATGGACAGAAGCTCATGCTGATTGACTTCGAGTACAGCAGCTACAACTACAG AGGGTTTGACATCGGCAACCACTTCTGCGAGTGGATGTACGACTACACCCACGAGAACTTCCCCTTCTTCAAGGCCAGCCCGGAGAACTACCCGACCCGGGCGCAGCAG CTGCATTACATCGGCGCCTACCTGTCGGAGTACGACAGCGGGTTCGAGGCCCTGAGCGACGCGGATCAGGCCAGGCTGAAGGAGGACGTGATGCTGGAGGTGAACAg GTTTGCCCTCGCCTCTCACTTCTTCTGGGGTCTGTGGTCCATCATTCAGGCCAGGATATCCGCCATTGAGTTTGGGTACATG GAGTACGCGGCGGCGCGGTTCGAGGCCTACTTCCTGCAGAAGCAGAGGCTGGCGGTGTga
- the chka gene encoding choline kinase alpha isoform X2, producing the protein MKTKFINGVSSSPSMSLGLLVSENELHVQPDTEPECKDVVRPEEPDQQTKHKAYLWCKEFLHGAWKLLHEEDFQISIIRGGLSNMLFLCALPDGAASVADEPREILLRLYGAILQGTEAMVLESVMFAILAERELGPKLYGIFPQGRLEQYVPSRRLDTSELGIPSTSAEIAQKMARFHGMRMPFNKEPKWLFGTMDKYLNQVLRLTFTRESHVRQFSQLMSFNLPQEMETLRSLLESTRSPVVFCHNDCQEGNILLLNGRENLDGQKLMLIDFEYSSYNYRGFDIGNHFCEWMYDYTHENFPFFKASPENYPTRAQQLHYIGAYLSEYDSGFEALSDADQARLKEDVMLEVNRFALASHFFWGLWSIIQARISAIEFGYMEYAAARFEAYFLQKQRLAV; encoded by the exons atgaaaaccaagTTCATAAATGGGGTATCATCGTCCCCTTCGATGTCCCTTGGCTTGCTGGTCTCCGAAAACGAACTGCACGTCCAGCCCGACACTGAACCTGAATGCAAAGATGTAGTTCGGCCTGAGGAACCCGATCAGCAGACCAAACACAAGGCGTATTTGTGGTGCAAAGAATTTCTTCACGGTGCGTGGAAACTGTTGCATGAAGAGGATTTTCAAATCAGCATTATAAG GGGAGGATTAAGCAACATGCTGTTCCTCTGCGCCTTGCCGGATGGCGCTGCCAGCGTGGCGGATGAGCCCAGGGAGATTCTCCTGCGTCTGTATGGCGCCATCCTGCAG GGTACAGAGGCCATGGTGCTGGAGAGCGTGATGTTTGCTATCCTGGCCGAGAGGGAACTGGGGCCCAAACTCTACGGCATCTTCCCCCAGGGCAGGCTGGAGCAATACGTGCCT AGCAGGAGACTGGACACCAGCGAGCTGGGCATTCCAAGCACGTCGGCCGAAATCGCCCAGAAGATGGCCCGGTTCCACGGCATGAGGATGCCTTTCaacaaagagccaaaatggctgttcGGCACCATGGACAA GTACCTGAACCAGGTGCTGAGGCTCACCTTCACCAGGGAGTCCCACGTGCGCCAGTTCTCCCAGCTCATGAGCTTCAACCTGCCCCAGGAGATGGAGACGCTCAG GTCCTTGCTGGAGTCCACCCGTTCGCCCGTCGTCTTCTGCCACAACGACTGCCAGGAAG GTAACATTTTGCTCCTAAACGGACGTGAGAACTTGGATGGACAGAAGCTCATGCTGATTGACTTCGAGTACAGCAGCTACAACTACAG AGGGTTTGACATCGGCAACCACTTCTGCGAGTGGATGTACGACTACACCCACGAGAACTTCCCCTTCTTCAAGGCCAGCCCGGAGAACTACCCGACCCGGGCGCAGCAG CTGCATTACATCGGCGCCTACCTGTCGGAGTACGACAGCGGGTTCGAGGCCCTGAGCGACGCGGATCAGGCCAGGCTGAAGGAGGACGTGATGCTGGAGGTGAACAg GTTTGCCCTCGCCTCTCACTTCTTCTGGGGTCTGTGGTCCATCATTCAGGCCAGGATATCCGCCATTGAGTTTGGGTACATG GAGTACGCGGCGGCGCGGTTCGAGGCCTACTTCCTGCAGAAGCAGAGGCTGGCGGTGTga